The genomic DNA aaattttattttagtcatACCATCTCTTTAGGGGTAAATTCGACTATATTCAACAGGTGAAACTCTAAGTCGAATGACAAATTCTATAACCAATAACTATTTTTACTACCActatattgttaaaatattactcttattttgaaatttttttcttttatcactcaaactacTTTTTATGAGCAAAAGCTATCATTGTTATTCTTTAGAGGATCGTATCATCAAACCACTAAGAGAATTTCAATTGTCTTTTCATGAAGTGGGATTAGCTGAGTTCTTCCCCCATCAGCAAAATTTATGGAATTGTGCCAAACTCAATGACAGTGACAACTTAAGTGGCTTTGCCACTCTTCAGGTTCAAAAATCCTAATCAGAATTGGCAGTTGCATTTATCCTTTGGtcaaattttgtgtataaatttccCCTACTTCTGACTGCTTGTCACTCCATTTTCTTTGAAGATATGGAGCAAAATTCTAATAAACTCCCCTTTCTTTTCTCGTTCagcttcttcttccttagtCCTCTAGTGTCCTGTCAACTTGATTATAACTATTATGGCAAAACTTGTCCTGGCCTGACGACAATTGTTCAATCAGGTGTTCTGTCAGCTGTTTCGAATGAGACCCGGATGGCGGCCTCTCTTTTGCGGCTTCACTTCCATGACTGTTTTGTTAATGTAATTTTGTGAatgtaaatataacattttagtATCTGCATAAGCTCACTGCAGATAGCATTCATTTTCCCGGTTTTTGCCATGCAGGGATGTGATGGATCTATATTACTGGATGATACAAGCTCGACTAAGGGGGAGAAAAATGCAGGACCCAATCGAAATTCGGCCAGAGGTTACGAGGTCATCGATGCTATTAAGGCTAATGTAGAGAAATCTTGTCCAGCCACTGTTTCTTGTGCTGATATATTAACTCTTGCAGCAAGAGATGCTGTTTTTCTAGTAAGAAAGCCCTTCCAATATTTCATGAGAAGTAAGCTTTTatcatattgttattttaagTACTCATAATTTGCTTTTTCTTGTATCTTTTCTCAGGCTGGAGGCCCCTATTGGGCTGTGCCTTTAGGCCGCCGAGATGGCCTAACTGCAAATGAGACTGCAGCTAACGAATTGCCCTCACCTTTTGAATCTTTAGACAGCATCATTGGAAAATTTTCCGCCAAGGGACTTGGCTTGAGGGATGTGGTTGTGCTCTCAGGTTTACC from Mangifera indica cultivar Alphonso chromosome 16, CATAS_Mindica_2.1, whole genome shotgun sequence includes the following:
- the LOC123199034 gene encoding peroxidase 10-like, producing MEQNSNKLPFLFSFSFFFLSPLVSCQLDYNYYGKTCPGLTTIVQSGVLSAVSNETRMAASLLRLHFHDCFVNGCDGSILLDDTSSTKGEKNAGPNRNSARGYEVIDAIKANVEKSCPATVSCADILTLAARDAVFLAGGPYWAVPLGRRDGLTANETAANELPSPFESLDSIIGKFSAKGLGLRDVVVLSGAHTIGFAQCFTFKQRLFNFDGNGNPDPALDASFRQSLQIMCPNQNNSDTRLVGLDANTANKFDNSYYRNLVNNSGLLQSDQDLMTDNRTSSMVQNYSKYPYLFSKDFAASMRQMASIGVLTGQNGEIRKNCRVVN